A region from the Synergistes jonesii genome encodes:
- a CDS encoding IS256 family transposase yields the protein CGSADESAKYWVGVLNEIRNRGTEDIFIISVDGLTGFADAISAVYPKAEIQRCIVHQIRYTTKFVSYKDIKAFMNDLKGVYQAPTLEQAEEGLDRLEEKWGSKYPSSVASWRNNWPQLSAYFKYPYELRRMIYTTNQIENYNRQLRKVTKTRTIFPSDDALFKLLYLATMDITEKWTGRDRDWSKILSQLCIYFEERIEPGDLE from the coding sequence TGTGGGTCGGCGGATGAGAGCGCCAAGTACTGGGTCGGTGTCCTTAACGAGATCCGTAATCGCGGCACCGAAGATATTTTCATTATCTCCGTCGACGGCCTGACAGGCTTTGCAGATGCGATAAGCGCCGTATATCCCAAGGCCGAAATCCAGCGCTGCATTGTCCATCAGATCCGTTACACGACAAAATTCGTCTCTTACAAGGACATTAAGGCTTTTATGAATGATTTGAAGGGTGTCTATCAGGCTCCTACACTGGAGCAGGCCGAGGAAGGGCTTGACAGACTTGAAGAGAAGTGGGGCTCGAAATACCCGTCTTCGGTAGCGAGCTGGCGGAACAACTGGCCTCAGTTATCCGCTTATTTCAAGTATCCCTATGAGCTGCGCCGGATGATCTATACGACAAACCAGATCGAGAACTACAACCGGCAGCTCAGGAAAGTGACAAAAACACGTACGATCTTCCCCTCAGACGACGCCCTTTTCAAGCTCCTTTATCTTGCGACGATGGACATCACTGAAAAGTGGACCGGCAGGGACAGGGACTGGAGTAAAATTCTGTCACAGCTGTGCATTTACTTTGAGGAACGCATAGAACCCGGAGATCTGGAATAG